One segment of Gordonia terrae DNA contains the following:
- a CDS encoding SDR family NAD(P)-dependent oxidoreductase produces MSDKNEITGSTVVIAGASSGFGRGAAVRLGELGANVVVAARRTAVLDEIVAEITGQGGSAMAVPTDVSDPRAVAHLASAALERFRSVDVWVNNVGVGAVGYFWDIPIEDHARLVDVNLKGLIYGAHAALRIFRSQGHGTLVNVGSVDSAVPIALQNTYAATKAAVRSLGHSLSEELRMAGADEIKVGTIMPWAVDTPWWVHAANYTGHEPRMSAMDDPQIVVDAIVAACTDPKLDQPIGYKAKAANASHQIMPGLTERFSAAVAKSETEKGTPVEPHSGAIHDLNPDSTGVSGGIRERMVGEDSV; encoded by the coding sequence ATGAGCGACAAGAACGAGATCACCGGTTCGACCGTCGTCATCGCCGGGGCGTCCAGCGGGTTCGGGCGCGGTGCCGCGGTCCGGCTCGGTGAACTCGGCGCCAACGTGGTGGTCGCGGCCCGTCGAACCGCCGTGCTCGACGAAATCGTCGCGGAGATCACCGGCCAGGGCGGGTCCGCGATGGCGGTACCCACCGACGTCAGCGATCCGCGCGCGGTCGCCCATCTGGCATCCGCTGCACTCGAACGCTTCCGCTCCGTCGACGTATGGGTGAACAACGTCGGGGTCGGCGCGGTCGGGTACTTCTGGGACATCCCGATCGAGGATCACGCCCGCCTCGTCGACGTGAACCTGAAGGGGCTGATCTACGGTGCGCATGCGGCACTTCGCATCTTCCGGTCGCAAGGTCACGGCACGCTGGTGAATGTGGGCTCGGTCGACAGCGCGGTTCCCATCGCGCTCCAGAACACTTATGCGGCAACAAAAGCGGCGGTCCGGAGCCTCGGACACTCGCTCAGCGAGGAGCTGCGAATGGCCGGCGCCGACGAGATCAAGGTCGGCACCATCATGCCGTGGGCGGTGGACACACCGTGGTGGGTTCACGCCGCCAACTACACCGGGCACGAACCTCGCATGTCCGCGATGGACGACCCGCAGATCGTGGTCGACGCGATCGTCGCCGCCTGCACCGATCCGAAACTGGACCAACCAATCGGCTACAAGGCCAAGGCCGCCAACGCCTCTCACCAGATCATGCCGGGACTCACCGAGCGGTTCTCGGCGGCGGTCGCGAAGTCCGAGACCGAGAAGGGCACGCCCGTCGAGCCGCATTCGGGCGCGATCCACGACCTCAACCCGGACAGCACCGGAGTGTCCGGTGGAATCCGTGAACGAATGGTCGGCGAGGATTCTGTGTGA